Within Acidobacteriota bacterium, the genomic segment GACTAGAAACACGCCCAACAACGTAATGCTCAGGGCCGCCGTTTTAACACCCCAAGTACTCAATGAGGCGCTCAGCTTGACGCTGAAAGCGGATGAGAGCATACCGATTGCCAGTAACGCGCCAGCAGTTCCTAATCCAAAAGCCAACATCGTCAAAGAGCCTGCAAGCACTGTGCCCGTAGCCATCGCTTTGAAAAGCGCGGCGTAAATCAGGCCGCAAGGCAGGAAGCCTAACAGCATTCCAAGTGTGAATTTGCTAGAGATAGACGTCGAAGCGAGGCGGCTGCCAATGGGTTTGAACACGCGCATCAGCAAACGCAATGGGTCAAAACGTTGCAGCGGACGAGTTGGCAAGATGTCGAGCATCAACAGCCCGGTCAAAACCATCAAGCCGCCTGCGAGAATTGCCCCAGTGTTTTCAATGCCTGCGAGCTTTCCCGCAATTCCGAGAGTCTGGCCGGTCAGGCCTGCAAGGGCGCCGAGCATGGAATAAGTCACCAATCTGCCGATATTGTAGGAGAGATGTGCAAGTAGATGTTGCTGTCTTTGCGCAGTGCTCAAGGGGAGGCTGAGTGCGAGCACTATCGGTCCACACATCTGCGCGCAATGCAGGCTACTGACCAAGCCAAGGGTAAAAATCAGATTGAACTCTGTCAGGGACATGAGCGGGTTTCCCCTGGGAGCGCAGGCATCCTTGCCTGCTGTAAAAAAAGCCGCGCAGCGTTCCTTTTTTTCTTATCACTTGCCATGCGAAAGACGGAATAAGGAAGGCTTCGCCGCTTTTCTTATGGCAGGCAAGGATGCCTGCGTACCCAGGTCATTGGTAATGGATGCGCGGATTGAGCGCCGGAATGCTCACGCATTCGCGGTAAAACTCGAAGCGCTTCATCTGAATCGCATGCGTCGGGCAGCGCGAGGCGCACATCGCACAACGTATGCACGTGGATTCATCTTTCAACATCAGCGCGCCAAGTTCTTGTAACTCGGTGTCGCTGTAACCAGCCAAATCCTCCCGGGCAAGGCCCGCCGTCTCCGCCGCCAGTTGCATTAACTTGTCGTCATAGCGCAGTTGTTGTAACCCAACCAGCTTGATCAGGTTTTCCGGGCAAACATCCACGCAACCGTTACAGGCGATGCAAATCGAAGTGTCGAAGACCGTGTTGATGTTGCAGCGCAAACAACGCGCCGCCTGTTTACGGGCTTCGGCCTCGGGGAAATTCAGTTCAACGATCTTGTTTGAGGTCGCCCGTTGCTCGCTTTCCAACGCGGGCGGCAACTGGCGCTTGAACTGCTCCCAGCCCGTCACCATCGTGTAATCGGCGGGCGTCCAACGTTTGCGCACTACGACATCCGTGCGCGTCTGGCGCAGGTAATCGTGCATCGAACGCGCCGCGATTTGCGCCGACGCAATCGCGTGAATGAACAGGCGCGGGCCGTGTGCGATGTCGCCGCAGGCAAACACATCAGGCGCGGTGGTTTGATAAGTATCCAGGTCAACCTTGATCAACCCGCGCTCGGTCTCGACACCATCATCCGGACTTAGAAATGTAAGGTCGGAAGTTTGACCGATGGCAAAGAGCACGGTGTCGGCTGCGATGTCTTCGATCACGCTTTCGTCATATTTCGGATTGAACTTGCCGTTGTCATCAAAGACCGCTGTACATTTGACCGTGCGTAACCCTGCGACGCGACCTTCACCGTCATTCAAAATCTCGCGCGGGCCACGCGCCGCGTGCAACTTGATGCCCTCTTCCTCGCCTTCGTGGATTTCGACTTCATCGGCG encodes:
- a CDS encoding sulfite exporter TauE/SafE family protein; the protein is MSLTEFNLIFTLGLVSSLHCAQMCGPIVLALSLPLSTAQRQQHLLAHLSYNIGRLVTYSMLGALAGLTGQTLGIAGKLAGIENTGAILAGGLMVLTGLLMLDILPTRPLQRFDPLRLLMRVFKPIGSRLASTSISSKFTLGMLLGFLPCGLIYAALFKAMATGTVLAGSLTMLAFGLGTAGALLAIGMLSSAFSVKLSASLSTWGVKTAALSITLLGVFLVWRGVTSQVSASQRSMLPTANASRATPPHCH
- a CDS encoding FAD-dependent oxidoreductase → MLGYKVTVYEASDEPGGMLTAGVPIYRLPRDLVNAEINAILSLGVELRCNQKLGRDFTIASLRQEGYKAIFLGVGLPKGRKLPLPGSDLEMVYDGLEFLRAFNEGKPYELGQRVVVIGGGNVAFDVARSAVRRARVPMADAESDMERSERIMLDVARSALRMSGDKEIHLVCLEQRQEMPADEVEIHEGEEEGIKLHAARGPREILNDGEGRVAGLRTVKCTAVFDDNGKFNPKYDESVIEDIAADTVLFAIGQTSDLTFLSPDDGVETERGLIKVDLDTYQTTAPDVFACGDIAHGPRLFIHAIASAQIAARSMHDYLRQTRTDVVVRKRWTPADYTMVTGWEQFKRQLPPALESEQRATSNKIVELNFPEAEARKQAARCLRCNINTVFDTSICIACNGCVDVCPENLIKLVGLQQLRYDDKLMQLAAETAGLAREDLAGYSDTELQELGALMLKDESTCIRCAMCASRCPTHAIQMKRFEFYRECVSIPALNPRIHYQ